The DNA window GGCTTGAGCTCCTCGCGAATGAAGCGGAGGAAGGACGCTGCCTCGCCGGAGGTGCCGTCGCTGCCGCCCCAACGGCGCGCGAACTTCGTGAAGACCGGATCAGGTGTCGGCGTGTAGTCGCGGGTCCGTCGAACGCTGTTCTCTCGGAATCCGCCGGGGTAGCCAATACCGACGATGAGGACCGGTGGCATTTCGAAGCCGCTTTGCAAGGACAACACGATCTGCTGGACGAGTGGGAAAGACATCTCGGCATCGAGCAGGTAAAGCACCGGGAACTTGCCATCGTCCGCTACGGGTGGTCGGAATGGCCGGGCTACGAATAGCTTGAGGTCTTGCCCCACGATCTTCGAGCGCAAGAGGCGGACCTCGGTGTTCTCGAGAGTCACTGGCTGCCGGTCTGGCGAGCCCTGGACGACGGCCGCTGGCTGCGACGCGGTGGGGGGCGCGGCCGGCTTGGGCTCGTCCTGCGAGAAGGCGACCGCGGCCGGCCACCACAGGAGCGCGATCAAGATGAGTTGTCGGTGGTTGATCATGATTTTCTCTCCTCTTCAGTCATCGGTTCTCTTTGCTGCATGGTCCGTCGCTTGGCCTTTTGACGGGTTCCTTTCCGTGTTCGCCAGTCGGTCTATCCGAACTGACAGGACCTCTTACGCGGCCCCTGAGGAGAGCTCCCTTTGCGAACCCTGAACGAACTCTGATGATCCGTTTCGGCCTGCCAGAACAGGCCGGA is part of the Acidobacteriota bacterium genome and encodes:
- a CDS encoding alpha/beta hydrolase-fold protein, with translation MINHRQLILIALLWWPAAVAFSQDEPKPAAPPTASQPAAVVQGSPDRQPVTLENTEVRLLRSKIVGQDLKLFVARPFRPPVADDGKFPVLYLLDAEMSFPLVQQIVLSLQSGFEMPPVLIVGIGYPGGFRENSVRRTRDYTPTPDPVFTKFARRWGGSDGTSGEAASFLRFIREELKPFVEASYPANPDDATIFGASFGGLFATYALLEAPDTFQRYVIGSPSLWWDKRVIFELEKQYAAAHENLHARVFIGAGGHETDEHEREQLAKLPEAVRRPVLDFQKAIDGAAQMVEAIEPFVATLAGRNYPGLDLTLHVFPGETHGSVQPMVASRGLKTVFASP